The following are encoded together in the Triticum dicoccoides isolate Atlit2015 ecotype Zavitan chromosome 6B, WEW_v2.0, whole genome shotgun sequence genome:
- the LOC119322406 gene encoding probable ATP synthase 24 kDa subunit, mitochondrial yields MALAARLVSRSRQLYSVQAALANGGLTQVRSFAKEAAPVSGDDLLKGIFFEVKKKFETALGVLKKEKITIDPDDPTAVANYAQVMRTVREKADLLNDSQRIKYTIETFTKGIPDARTYLDTLQQLRKKSGLIDDMGIEDMMMEALEKVEKDIKKPLLRSDKKNMNLLLAEFDKINKKLGIRKEDLPKIEENLEMELAKAELTELKKEVVEAMEGQLKREEFKDEVMPDVRKLDIRNFL; encoded by the exons ATGGCGCTCGCCGCTCGCCTCGTATCCCGCTCCCGCCAG TTATATTCTGTCCAAGCTGCTTTGGCCAATGGAGGTCTCACTCAAGTCCGCTCATTTGCCAAGGAGGCAGCTCCTGTCAGCGGAGACG ACCTATTGAAGGGCATCTTTTTTGAGGTGAAGAAAAAGTTTGAGACCGCACTTGGGGTCCTTAAGAAGGAGAAGATCACGATTGACCCAGATGACCCAACAGCAGTTGCTAACTATGCCCAAGTCATGAGGACTGTAAGAGAAAA GGCAGATCTTCTTaacgattctcagagaattaaataTACTATTGAGACTTTCACGAAGGGCATCCCTGATGCAAGGACGTACTTGGATACCCTTCAGCAACTCAGGAAAAA GAGTGGACTTATAGATGATATGGGTATTGAGGATATGATGATGGAAGCTCTCGAGAAAGTTGAGAAGGACATTAAGAAGCCTCTTCTGAGGAGTGACAAGAAGAACATGAATCTCCTCTTGGCAGAGTTTGACAAGATAAACAAAAA GCTTGGCATTCGGAAGGAGGATCTTCCCAAGATTGAGGAAAATCTTGAAATGGAACTTGCCAAAGCTGAGCTGACGGAACTCAAGAAGGAAGTTGTTGAAGCAATGGAGGGTCAACTAAAGAG GGAGGAGTTTAAAGATGAGGTGATGCCTGACGTCAGGAAGTTGGACATTAGAAACTTCCTCTAG